One Spea bombifrons isolate aSpeBom1 chromosome 1, aSpeBom1.2.pri, whole genome shotgun sequence DNA window includes the following coding sequences:
- the LOC128468223 gene encoding vomeronasal type-2 receptor 26-like has product MLLSLNMTAMDLNQEKIDYKTKLYSYVRKVHYTDQFGTEKFFNERGEIPSVYSLTNWKLVTKLRNVELEKRIIGKVYKAPSDIWHFHIFERQIIWKNGKLLLFLSQVPKARCNDYCLPGSRKAPGRGYLTCCYRCVPCSEGEVSNEIDSNNCQKCPDNKWPDQKRMKCIPKKYDFLSYEDDIMAPIFSLFSALFSVITSFSLGIFIAFRDTPIVRANNRNLSFLLLVSLMLSFLCVFLFLGRPVDITCRLRQTAFGVIFSVAVSSLLAKTIMVFIAFNATKPGSSWRKWMKVKVSNSVVLACSSIQILINVVWLSISPPFQELDMHTSPGKIIVQCNEGSVIFFYSVLGYMGLLAAVSFIMAFLARSLPDSFNEAKHITFSMLVFCSVWIAMIPAYLSTKGKNMVAVEIFAILASSAGILGCIFFPKCYIVLIKPEMNTKTHLIQKRNKQPVSHIFLVKGSKR; this is encoded by the exons ATGCTTCTGTCCCTGAACATGACTGCTATGGATTTAAATCAAGAAAAAATTGACTACAAAACCAAG CTCTACAGCTATGTACGTAAAGTGCATTACACAGACCAGTTTGGGACGGAAAAGTTCTTCaatgagagaggagagatcCCCAGCGTCTACAGTCTGACCAACTGGAAATTAGTAACAAAACTAAGAAATGTTGAATTAGAGAAACGTATTATTGGGAAGGTGTATAAAGCTCCTTCTGACATCTGGCACTTCCATATCTTTGAAAGACAAATCATTTGGAAAAATGGCAAA ctattattatttctttcccAGGTTCCAAAGGCTCGATGTAATGACTATTGTCTTCCAGGATCCAGAAAAGCCCCTGGTAGAGGGTATCTCACTTGCTGCTACCGCTGTGTCCCATGTTCAGAGGGGGAAGTGTCCAATGAGATAG ACAGCAATAACTGCCAGAAGTGTCCTGATAACAAATGGCCAGACCAGAAAAGAATGAAGTGTATTCCAAAGAAATATGACTTCTTGTCGTATGAAGATGATATAATGGCTCCaatcttttcccttttttctgcattattttCAGTGATAACAAGTTTTTCACTGGGAATCTTTATCGCTTTTCGGGACACCCCTATTGTCAGAGCCAATAACCGGAACCTCAGCTTCCTCCTCCTGGTGTCCCTCATGCTGagcttcctctgtgtgtttctgttcctcGGTCGCCCTGTGGATATAACCTGCAGGCTGCGACAAACTGCTTTTGGGGTCATCTTCTCAGTCGCTGTGTCTTCTTTGTTGGCCAAGACCATCATGGTTTTCATAGCTTTCAACGCTACCAAACCTGGCAGCTCCTGGAGAAAATGGATGAAGGTCAAAGTGTCAAATTCTGTTGTTCTGGCATGCTCCTCTATCCAGATTTTGATTAATGTTGTGTGGTTGTcaatttctcccccctttcagGAGCTGGACATGCATACATCACCAGGGAAAATCATCGTTCAGTGTAATGAGGGCTCTGTTATTTTCTTCTACAGTGTCCTGGGTTATATGGGGCTTCTGGCAGCTGTTAGTTTTATTATGGCTTTTTTAGCCAGGTCATTACCGGATAGTTTTAATGAGGCCAAAcacatcaccttcagcatgctggtgttctgcagcgTTTGGATTGCGATGATCCCGGCCTATCTGAGCACCAAAGGGAAGAACATGGTAGCCGTAGAGATTTTTGCCATTTTGGCTTCGAGCGCTGGGATTCTGGGCTGTATATTTTTCCCCAAGTGCTATATTGTGTTGATAAAGCCAGAAATGAACACTAAAACACATCTAATACAGAAAAGGAATAAGCAGCCAGTAAGTCATATTTTTCTTGTAAAGGGAAGTAAGCGCTGA